In Quercus lobata isolate SW786 chromosome 12, ValleyOak3.0 Primary Assembly, whole genome shotgun sequence, a genomic segment contains:
- the LOC115969958 gene encoding uncharacterized protein LOC115969958 isoform X2, whose protein sequence is MFGFLSSRQLLFVTNRRRTQLGLLQKNAFFIIQSFTSVGCLSESEFENEPERNHFTVSYLVKSCGLSSKSALLASNKVHFQNPDRPDSVLSLLKENGFDNTQITKIIRSRPTLLLADPENTLLPKIQFFRSIGVSGSDLPRILTISPDLLRRSLTNHLIPCYDFLKSVLLENEKVITTMKRSQRAFLCDVTNVMAPNVALLRELGAPQSAISLLVTHSPSMAFITHAKFVKAVQEVKELGFDPSKALFVQAIQAVLKLKKPMWESKFEIFRRWGWSEADTLLAFKKHPICMLLSEEKITKAMEFLVSKLGFSSKSIAKNPVVLNLSLEKRIIPRCSVVQILLAKDLVKNDLSLATFLLPTEKYFLEKFVIRFQDNVPQLLSVYQNKMELLDVEIQSEKVPACAGSRKGDTHETWLKWRAVAITTKSDFRIELKSSGVLDTSYYLLRSVFWRSL, encoded by the exons ATGTTTGGTTTTCTCTCTTCAAGACAGCTACTTTTTGTTACAAATAGGAGGAGGACCCAGTTGGGTCTTCTTCAGAAAAATGCTTTCTTTATCATCCAATCATTTACATCAGTAGGTTGTTTATCTGAATCAGAGTTTGAAAATGAACCAGAAAGAAATCATTTTACAGTGTCTTATCTCGTAAAATCATGTGGGTTGTCATCAAAATCAGCTCTATTAGCATCCAACAAGGTACACTTTCAAAACCCAGATAGGCCAGACTCAGTGCTTAGTCTTCTCAAAGAGAATGGATTCGACAATACCCAAATCACCAAAATTATTAGGAGTCGCCCAACTTTGCTTTTAGCTGATCCTGAGAATACCCTTTTGCCAAAGATTCAGTTTTTCCGTTCTATAGGGGTTTCAGGCTCTGACCTCCCTAGAATCCTCACTATAAGCCCTGACCTACTGCGAAGGAGCTTGACTAATCACCTAATTCCATGCTATGATTTCCTTAAAAGTGTGCTTCTTGAGAATGAGAAAGTCATTACCACTATGAAGCGCTCACAGCGTGCTTTTCTATGTGATGTAACCAATGTTATGGCTCCAAATGTTGCTCTTTTGAGAGAACTTGGAGCACCTCAATCTGCCATCTCTCTTTTGGTGACTCATTCTCCGAGTATGGCATTCATTACACATGCGAAGTTTGTTAAGGCCGTCCAGGAGGTTAAGGAATTGGGCTTTGATCCTTCAAAAGCATTGTTTGTGCAGGCAATCCAAGCggttttgaaattgaaaaaaccaATGTGGGAATctaaatttgagatttttaggAGGTGGGGTTGGTCTGAAGCGGACACTCTCTTAGCATTTAAAAAGCATCCAATTTGTATGCTTTTATCAGAGGAGAAGATCACAAAAGCAATGGAATTCCTTGTGAGCAAATTGGGTTTCTCATCAAAAAGTATTGCTAAAAATCCTGTGGTTCTGAATTTAAGCTTGGAGAAGAGGATTATCCCTAGGTGTTCAGTTGTTCAAATTTTGTTAGCCAAGGATTTGGTCAAGAATGACTTAAGCTTAGCAACTTTCTTACTACCTACTGAGAAGTATTTTTTGGAGAAGTTTGTGATCAGATTTCAGGATAATGTTCCTCAATTGTTGAGTGTGTATCAAAATAAGATGGAGCTTCTGGATGTAGAAATTCAATCTGAGAAG GTTCCTGCTTGTGCAGGCTCTAGGAAAGGTGATACCCACGAGACATGGCTTAAGTGGAGAGCAGTTGCCATTACAACAAAGTCTGACTTCAGGATCGAGCTAAAA AGCAGTGGCGTATTGGACACGAGTTACTACCTACTGAGAAGCGTTTTCTGGAGAAGTTTGTGA
- the LOC115969958 gene encoding uncharacterized protein LOC115969958 isoform X1 → MFGFLSSRQLLFVTNRRRTQLGLLQKNAFFIIQSFTSVGCLSESEFENEPERNHFTVSYLVKSCGLSSKSALLASNKVHFQNPDRPDSVLSLLKENGFDNTQITKIIRSRPTLLLADPENTLLPKIQFFRSIGVSGSDLPRILTISPDLLRRSLTNHLIPCYDFLKSVLLENEKVITTMKRSQRAFLCDVTNVMAPNVALLRELGAPQSAISLLVTHSPSMAFITHAKFVKAVQEVKELGFDPSKALFVQAIQAVLKLKKPMWESKFEIFRRWGWSEADTLLAFKKHPICMLLSEEKITKAMEFLVSKLGFSSKSIAKNPVVLNLSLEKRIIPRCSVVQILLAKDLVKNDLSLATFLLPTEKYFLEKFVIRFQDNVPQLLSVYQNKMELLDVEIQSEKWRIGHELLPTEKRFLEKFVIRFQDDVPQLLSVYQNKMDLSDVQFQSEESLNVEEELSSRNRLKILG, encoded by the exons ATGTTTGGTTTTCTCTCTTCAAGACAGCTACTTTTTGTTACAAATAGGAGGAGGACCCAGTTGGGTCTTCTTCAGAAAAATGCTTTCTTTATCATCCAATCATTTACATCAGTAGGTTGTTTATCTGAATCAGAGTTTGAAAATGAACCAGAAAGAAATCATTTTACAGTGTCTTATCTCGTAAAATCATGTGGGTTGTCATCAAAATCAGCTCTATTAGCATCCAACAAGGTACACTTTCAAAACCCAGATAGGCCAGACTCAGTGCTTAGTCTTCTCAAAGAGAATGGATTCGACAATACCCAAATCACCAAAATTATTAGGAGTCGCCCAACTTTGCTTTTAGCTGATCCTGAGAATACCCTTTTGCCAAAGATTCAGTTTTTCCGTTCTATAGGGGTTTCAGGCTCTGACCTCCCTAGAATCCTCACTATAAGCCCTGACCTACTGCGAAGGAGCTTGACTAATCACCTAATTCCATGCTATGATTTCCTTAAAAGTGTGCTTCTTGAGAATGAGAAAGTCATTACCACTATGAAGCGCTCACAGCGTGCTTTTCTATGTGATGTAACCAATGTTATGGCTCCAAATGTTGCTCTTTTGAGAGAACTTGGAGCACCTCAATCTGCCATCTCTCTTTTGGTGACTCATTCTCCGAGTATGGCATTCATTACACATGCGAAGTTTGTTAAGGCCGTCCAGGAGGTTAAGGAATTGGGCTTTGATCCTTCAAAAGCATTGTTTGTGCAGGCAATCCAAGCggttttgaaattgaaaaaaccaATGTGGGAATctaaatttgagatttttaggAGGTGGGGTTGGTCTGAAGCGGACACTCTCTTAGCATTTAAAAAGCATCCAATTTGTATGCTTTTATCAGAGGAGAAGATCACAAAAGCAATGGAATTCCTTGTGAGCAAATTGGGTTTCTCATCAAAAAGTATTGCTAAAAATCCTGTGGTTCTGAATTTAAGCTTGGAGAAGAGGATTATCCCTAGGTGTTCAGTTGTTCAAATTTTGTTAGCCAAGGATTTGGTCAAGAATGACTTAAGCTTAGCAACTTTCTTACTACCTACTGAGAAGTATTTTTTGGAGAAGTTTGTGATCAGATTTCAGGATAATGTTCCTCAATTGTTGAGTGTGTATCAAAATAAGATGGAGCTTCTGGATGTAGAAATTCAATCTGAGAAG TGGCGTATTGGACACGAGTTACTACCTACTGAGAAGCGTTTTCTGGAGAAGTTTGTGATCAGATTTCAGGATGATGTTCCTCAATTGTTGAGTGTGTATCAAAATAAGATGGATCTTTCGGATGTACAATTTCAATCTGAGGAG AGTTTGAATGTGGAGGAGGAGTTGTCTTCAAGGAACCGGTTGAAAATCTTGGGGTAA
- the LOC115969958 gene encoding uncharacterized protein LOC115969958 isoform X4, with translation MFGFLSSRQLLFVTNRRRTQLGLLQKNAFFIIQSFTSVGCLSESEFENEPERNHFTVSYLVKSCGLSSKSALLASNKVHFQNPDRPDSVLSLLKENGFDNTQITKIIRSRPTLLLADPENTLLPKIQFFRSIGVSGSDLPRILTISPDLLRRSLTNHLIPCYDFLKSVLLENEKVITTMKRSQRAFLCDVTNVMAPNVALLRELGAPQSAISLLVTHSPSMAFITHAKFVKAVQEVKELGFDPSKALFVQAIQAVLKLKKPMWESKFEIFRRWGWSEADTLLAFKKHPICMLLSEEKITKAMEFLVSKLGFSSKSIAKNPVVLNLSLEKRIIPRCSVVQILLAKDLVKNDLSLATFLLPTEKYFLEKFVIRFQDNVPQLLSVYQNKMELLDVEIQSEKSSGVLDTSYYLLRSVFWRSL, from the exons ATGTTTGGTTTTCTCTCTTCAAGACAGCTACTTTTTGTTACAAATAGGAGGAGGACCCAGTTGGGTCTTCTTCAGAAAAATGCTTTCTTTATCATCCAATCATTTACATCAGTAGGTTGTTTATCTGAATCAGAGTTTGAAAATGAACCAGAAAGAAATCATTTTACAGTGTCTTATCTCGTAAAATCATGTGGGTTGTCATCAAAATCAGCTCTATTAGCATCCAACAAGGTACACTTTCAAAACCCAGATAGGCCAGACTCAGTGCTTAGTCTTCTCAAAGAGAATGGATTCGACAATACCCAAATCACCAAAATTATTAGGAGTCGCCCAACTTTGCTTTTAGCTGATCCTGAGAATACCCTTTTGCCAAAGATTCAGTTTTTCCGTTCTATAGGGGTTTCAGGCTCTGACCTCCCTAGAATCCTCACTATAAGCCCTGACCTACTGCGAAGGAGCTTGACTAATCACCTAATTCCATGCTATGATTTCCTTAAAAGTGTGCTTCTTGAGAATGAGAAAGTCATTACCACTATGAAGCGCTCACAGCGTGCTTTTCTATGTGATGTAACCAATGTTATGGCTCCAAATGTTGCTCTTTTGAGAGAACTTGGAGCACCTCAATCTGCCATCTCTCTTTTGGTGACTCATTCTCCGAGTATGGCATTCATTACACATGCGAAGTTTGTTAAGGCCGTCCAGGAGGTTAAGGAATTGGGCTTTGATCCTTCAAAAGCATTGTTTGTGCAGGCAATCCAAGCggttttgaaattgaaaaaaccaATGTGGGAATctaaatttgagatttttaggAGGTGGGGTTGGTCTGAAGCGGACACTCTCTTAGCATTTAAAAAGCATCCAATTTGTATGCTTTTATCAGAGGAGAAGATCACAAAAGCAATGGAATTCCTTGTGAGCAAATTGGGTTTCTCATCAAAAAGTATTGCTAAAAATCCTGTGGTTCTGAATTTAAGCTTGGAGAAGAGGATTATCCCTAGGTGTTCAGTTGTTCAAATTTTGTTAGCCAAGGATTTGGTCAAGAATGACTTAAGCTTAGCAACTTTCTTACTACCTACTGAGAAGTATTTTTTGGAGAAGTTTGTGATCAGATTTCAGGATAATGTTCCTCAATTGTTGAGTGTGTATCAAAATAAGATGGAGCTTCTGGATGTAGAAATTCAATCTGAGAAG AGCAGTGGCGTATTGGACACGAGTTACTACCTACTGAGAAGCGTTTTCTGGAGAAGTTTGTGA
- the LOC115969958 gene encoding uncharacterized protein LOC115969958 isoform X3: protein MFGFLSSRQLLFVTNRRRTQLGLLQKNAFFIIQSFTSVGCLSESEFENEPERNHFTVSYLVKSCGLSSKSALLASNKVHFQNPDRPDSVLSLLKENGFDNTQITKIIRSRPTLLLADPENTLLPKIQFFRSIGVSGSDLPRILTISPDLLRRSLTNHLIPCYDFLKSVLLENEKVITTMKRSQRAFLCDVTNVMAPNVALLRELGAPQSAISLLVTHSPSMAFITHAKFVKAVQEVKELGFDPSKALFVQAIQAVLKLKKPMWESKFEIFRRWGWSEADTLLAFKKHPICMLLSEEKITKAMEFLVSKLGFSSKSIAKNPVVLNLSLEKRIIPRCSVVQILLAKDLVKNDLSLATFLLPTEKYFLEKFVIRFQDNVPQLLSVYQNKMELLDVEIQSEKALGKVIPTRHGLSGEQLPLQQSLTSGSS from the exons ATGTTTGGTTTTCTCTCTTCAAGACAGCTACTTTTTGTTACAAATAGGAGGAGGACCCAGTTGGGTCTTCTTCAGAAAAATGCTTTCTTTATCATCCAATCATTTACATCAGTAGGTTGTTTATCTGAATCAGAGTTTGAAAATGAACCAGAAAGAAATCATTTTACAGTGTCTTATCTCGTAAAATCATGTGGGTTGTCATCAAAATCAGCTCTATTAGCATCCAACAAGGTACACTTTCAAAACCCAGATAGGCCAGACTCAGTGCTTAGTCTTCTCAAAGAGAATGGATTCGACAATACCCAAATCACCAAAATTATTAGGAGTCGCCCAACTTTGCTTTTAGCTGATCCTGAGAATACCCTTTTGCCAAAGATTCAGTTTTTCCGTTCTATAGGGGTTTCAGGCTCTGACCTCCCTAGAATCCTCACTATAAGCCCTGACCTACTGCGAAGGAGCTTGACTAATCACCTAATTCCATGCTATGATTTCCTTAAAAGTGTGCTTCTTGAGAATGAGAAAGTCATTACCACTATGAAGCGCTCACAGCGTGCTTTTCTATGTGATGTAACCAATGTTATGGCTCCAAATGTTGCTCTTTTGAGAGAACTTGGAGCACCTCAATCTGCCATCTCTCTTTTGGTGACTCATTCTCCGAGTATGGCATTCATTACACATGCGAAGTTTGTTAAGGCCGTCCAGGAGGTTAAGGAATTGGGCTTTGATCCTTCAAAAGCATTGTTTGTGCAGGCAATCCAAGCggttttgaaattgaaaaaaccaATGTGGGAATctaaatttgagatttttaggAGGTGGGGTTGGTCTGAAGCGGACACTCTCTTAGCATTTAAAAAGCATCCAATTTGTATGCTTTTATCAGAGGAGAAGATCACAAAAGCAATGGAATTCCTTGTGAGCAAATTGGGTTTCTCATCAAAAAGTATTGCTAAAAATCCTGTGGTTCTGAATTTAAGCTTGGAGAAGAGGATTATCCCTAGGTGTTCAGTTGTTCAAATTTTGTTAGCCAAGGATTTGGTCAAGAATGACTTAAGCTTAGCAACTTTCTTACTACCTACTGAGAAGTATTTTTTGGAGAAGTTTGTGATCAGATTTCAGGATAATGTTCCTCAATTGTTGAGTGTGTATCAAAATAAGATGGAGCTTCTGGATGTAGAAATTCAATCTGAGAAG GCTCTAGGAAAGGTGATACCCACGAGACATGGCTTAAGTGGAGAGCAGTTGCCATTACAACAAAGTCTGACTTCAGGATCGAGCTAA